The nucleotide sequence GGCCGAATTGTCAAACGCGGCGAAGGACTGAATCTTTGAACCGCGAGGGATCAAGCGGGGTTCGATCAGCTTGTAAGCGGTCTGCCAATTGAAGTCGTAATGGGGCACATCCAGCAGCACTTCCTTCGTTCCGTCATTGTGCGTGAGTTCGTAACGAAATGACTTCCCTCGCAGATGCATGTGCGGCGAAAGAGACAGGAGCTGCAAGTCCTGGGGGGCGGTGACGACACTGGATGAGAACGACTGATTGTCCAGTTCCGGCTGGATCTTGAACTTTGTATTCACGGTCGAAACAGTCCGGATTTCGTGTGTCACCTCGGCAGGATCGGCGAACAGCAATCCGATCTGCGTCCGATCTTCCCGAGCAACTCCGTTCGGCGTGTAGTGCATCTGGAAGATGAACTTCGCACCAGCCGGGATCCGTTTCGCCATCCCCTGAGGGTACTCACCCACGCGGAGGCCTGGAACGAAGGCCGTCAGCATCTGCCGGTCTCCGTCACGAACTTCTCCATCGGTGGAAATGAAGACAATCACATGATGCACAACCGCGCGGCTTCCCGGAATGATTTCCGCTCCGGTAATCCACTTGTCTTCCGTCAGTCCGGGATCGACCGAAAAATACTGGTAGTCAACCGTCCCTTCGGCAGGAACCGTGAAGGGAGTCTCTGACATCCAGACAACGTGATCGGGCTGCCGGGGAAGCTGCCAGCCTTCTGTGTAGGTTGGTGGAGGAGGAAGTTCCGCTGGATCACCTTCAGGGGTCCCGGCGGCGACCCAATGCTGCAGGAGCGAGAGTTCCTCGGGAGTCAGTCGCCGCTCGTTGGCGAAATGACCATGTTCTGGCGAAGCGTGCCAGGGGGGCATCTGACCGGTCTGAGTGACCTCCACAATCATGTCGGCCCATCCCGCGACTTCGTGGTAGTCCGTCAGACTGAAGGGAGCGATCTCGCCCGGCCGATGACACTCGACGCAGTGTTTCTGCAGGATGCGCGAGATCTGATTGGAATACGTCACGGTACTATTCGAAGTACCGGTTTTAACCGGTCGTGACCGCCCGATCAGGCAGCCTACCGCAGCGGTCTCGGTTACGCTGACCGGCGTTTCCGCAAGAACTTCGTCGATCGCCAGTTTCAGATCCTCGCGCGTCGGAGCCGGTCGGGACTTCCCCCCGACGGAATACTGATCGTCGACTCGGCCCCGGTATCGGACGACGCGTTTGGCATCCAGCACGAAGACTTCCGGCGTGCGCGTCGCCTGCAGATCGTCTACGACTTCCTGGTTCAGGTCTTTGAGAATCGGATACGTCAGACCGTTCGTGCGAGCGAACGCGGCGATTTCCGTCAACGAGTCCTGTCGATTGGCATCGATGCCTAGAAACGTGACCCCCTGCCCGGCATAGCTCTCAGCCAGCTTCTGCAGTTTGAGGGAATATTGCTTGGCCAGCGGGCACTCCGTCCCGAGCACGGCGAGCACCAGGACGGGACTCGACTGGTAGTCATCCAGCGAGTGAGCCTTGCCACGGTAATCGATGAGCGAGAACGGCGCGACGGACTTTCCGAGCAGGAATGGGCCATCCTCGGCCGCGGCAAGTGGTAAATTGCGACTCAGCACCAGCATGACAAGGCAGACCAGCCCCGCATTGACGAGCCTGTGCGACGACCGAGTGGCCCCCGTCTCGCAGTGTGACGCCAGAGGCCCGACCGTTCCTGTCACTTGCGGGCTGGCCTGAGAACTCTGTCGGGCATAACAATCCAGATCGCGCATCAATCCAAATCCTTATTCTGACCAAAGCCGAAACTTGCGACGGGTTGACCACCGCCATTCCGATTCGGCTCTCAACAATCCGATGCAAAAGTCTTACCGCTGTGACACACTTCAGGGAAACTCAGGAAAACGCCGTCATTTCCGCTTTCGATACCCGTGCGGACAGCACGAACGAACGGTGACACAACAGGAGATACTCTACCCCGTCAGAACGCCTGTGGTTTCAACCCGCCCCATCGCCACTCGTCCCCAGACCCGCTCCTCAAACATGGCTCAGATGGCATACTGAGAGATCGTCGCGCGGCGGGGATGGAATGCATTCTCTTTTCGCCGCCAGCTTTTGACAGAATCACGGGGTGTCGGAAGCTGGGGAACCAGCCATTCTGGGCGGATCGGAGGTCTCAGGACACGCGGAGAGTACCATCGCCGCAACCTTTTCCACATTAAGACGTTGCACCACCCCACCCCGACCCATTTCCACTCCAAAAGAAGGATTTCCACTTTTCGTCACGAAATTCCCGGATTTCTCCCAAGATTCGAATCCCGCCAGCGAATGACTGAGCAACACGGCAGGAAACACGCCGTTCGCTGTCGAAATTTCGCAAGTGAGACGTTCAGGGGGATTCGCGATGATTAAGAAAGGTTTACTGGGACTGGCTGTAGCGGGGTTGCTCGGCACCTTCGTGTTCGGGACCGAAGCGGTCAGCTACCTTCGCGCCGGTTGCCGCAATGTCAAGAACGCCGTCAAAGCGGAAGTCCCGATCGAGTTTGAAGCCGAGCGAGCACAGACGCTGGTCGAACGTCTGGTGCCGGACATTCGGCAATGCATGCATGTCGTCGCCGAACAGCAGGTCGATCTCGAAAATCTGCAGACCCTGCTGACTCAGAAGGAAGCCGATCTCACGAAGCAGAAAGAGGCGATCCTGGCGCTGCGAACCGACTTGGGGACAGGCAAGGGTTCTTTCGTCTATGCACGTCACTCCTACACCGCCAGCGACGTCCGACGGGATCTCGCGTCCCGGTTTGAGCGATTCAAAGCAGCAGAAGAAATCCTGGCAGCAGACCGCAAGATCCTGACCGCTCGCGAACAGGCTCTGGCCGCCAACCGGGAAAAGCTCGAAAGCATGATGCAGGCGAAAAAAGAACTGGAAGTGAAACTCGAACAGCTTCAGGCCCGCATCCACACAGTCAAGGCGGCAGAGACTGTCAGCCAACTGGCCATTGATGACTCGAACCTCAGCAACGCACGCAAGCTGATCAGTGAATTGAACAAACAGCTTGACGTGAAGCAGAGAATTCTCGATGTGGAAGGGAAGTTTGTCGGCCTGATTCCGGTCGAGACACCGACTCCCGCTGCTCCTGCCGACCTGGACCGACAGATCGACGCCTACTTCAGCACACCACAGGCTGACGATACGTTTGCCGCCAGGGACTGATCCGAAGTCAGTTTCGTCAAAGTAACGGGTTTTGAATGATCTGAATGTGCGTCGATACCGTTAAACTGGCGGTGACTGCGGAGTGACCGCCAGTGAGTGACCGCGTCCCACTTCCGAAACCCTACGTATGCGATTCACCTACCAGTCCGGAGCTCAGCCCCTCGCGGGCTTCACCATCCAACGCGGTATTCACCGCGGCGGGTTTGGCGAGGTCTATTACGCGCGCAGCGACGGTGGCAAGGACGTCGCACTGAAACTGCTGCATCAACAGGATCAGGACATTGAAATCCGCGGAGTCACCCAGTGTCTGAATCTCAAGCACTCCAATCTGATCACACTGTTTGACGTCAAAACGGACGAGCACGGCGATTACTGGGTCGTGATGGAGTACGTGGCGGGTTCCAGTCTGGAAGACGTTCTGGCTTCGTTTCCGGATGGTTTGCCCTTAGCAGAAGTTGCGGCCTGGCTGGACGGATTGGTCGCCGGAGTGGCTCATCTGCATGACCGCGGGATTGTGCACCGGGACCTGAAACCCGGAAACGTCTACCGCGAGAACGGTGTCGTCAAAGTGGGGGACGTGGGGCTGTCGAAGCGACTCGGCAGCGATCATCGGCGACAGCATACGCAAAGCGTCGGAACCGTCTACTACATGGCGCCTGAAGTCGCCAGGGGCCAGTACGGCCCCGAGGTGGACGTCTACTCGCTGGGTGTGATGCTCTACGAGATGATTACGGGTCGCTTGCCGTTTACTGGAGAAACGACGGCCGAAATCCTGATGAAGCATCTGACGGCGCAGCCGGATCTCACCCCCGTCCCGCGTGAGCTACGGCCGACCATCGCGCGTGCTCTTGAAAAAGACCCCACCCGACGGACGGCGACCGTTCGCGAGCTGGGGCAGGATTTCTTGCGAGCGACGCAGCAGCACCGTTTGCCAATGGCTTCTGGGGCCGAAGTCTCTTCCGCCGCCCCTCTGTCCGGGGAACAATTCCCACAGCCGACAGCCGACGTTGCCTCGTCAGAACCGACCACGATTCCGGCGAACTCATTTCTGCCCCCCCTTCCTCGGGGTTCTCAGTCTGCCAGTTCCCCTGCTGGCGCATCCAGCGAGGCTCCCTGGCGACGCCAGCACGCAGACCTTGAACGAAAGCGTCAGCCCGGTGGAGGTGCAACGTCGAACAGTCGATCTACCCGATCGGAGCCATGGCTCCAACCCGAGCAGTGGCTGCAGCTGTGCATCGTGCTGGGAATGGTGTCGCTTCTGACAGGCTCTCTCCGGGGTGGGTTCCCGCTGGGGGGCGCCCGGATTACCCCGGTACTCGGATTCGTGATCATCGCGTTGCTGGTCGTGCCGACGGCGGGTATCGCCGCGTTGCATTCGCTGAAGTTGCTGCTCTATCGGATCGCCGATGTCGACCCAAGGCAACAACACTCACCCCGTCCCGGAACAGCCCCCTACTCTCCCCCCGCGCCGTCGTATCCCGAAGTTCGTGCGGAATTCGTGTCTTCCGCCCCTGCGCGGCGTGCTGCCGCCGCCGTCGCAGCCGAGCCGAGGTTCCCATTCGATGATCGCCCCTGGCGGGAACGACTGCCGGAACTCGCCAACTCGCTGGGGTACGCGGGACTGGTCGCCAGCCTGCTTTCCGCCGGTGTCTACGCGGCACTGTCCGTTCCGCTCAGGCAAGACCAGCCGATTCCGTTTATGCCGCGTCCCGAATCGGCGATTCTGTTTCTGGCCACGGCTATTGTTGGCTCATGGCTGATCCTGATCGGACACACCCTGTCGTCCGGTTCTCACTGGACGAATCGCCAGCGCTGGCTGTTGCGACTGGCAACAGGTGCCGTCATTGGTTCGATCGCGTACGCCCTCGACGAGTTCCTGCTCGTGAATTATTCCCCTTCTGGCTACAGCGCACGATCCCTCTTCAGGTCATTGGGGGGCCACCCACTGATTGAGGGAGGATCGAATCCGACGTGGCTGGCCTACGGCTGGTTCTTCGCGGGCTGGCTGGGTCTGCGGCGCTGGTCCCAGGAGATGGACCTGCACCGGAAGGCGCCGTTCCGGATGGGAACAGTGATGACCGCCATCCTGGCCGCATTCCTGATGTCGTGGGTCTTCCGGTTCCCTCAGGTCTACGCCATGCTCTGGGCCGGGACGATTTCCATGACGGTGCAACTCGCCTCCCGCTGGTCTCCCCTTCGCTCCGTTAAAACAGGAGCCACTCGATGAGTTTCATCCTGTTACTTGGACTGGGAGCGCTGGCCGTTGCGGGCATAGGTCTCATTAAAAACCTTGTTCGTCGAATCACGCAAGCCCCTTCGTGGCCTGCGAACTTCGCTCGGCAAGGAACATCCGAGCTCAATCCCTTACGAGTGTTGATCTCAACCTGGTTCGGACCGACCGCGGTGCTGATCCTGTTTGTCGTCATCAGTGGGCTGCACGAGCGGAAGCTCGCCCGCTTTTACACCCCCTCGCACCGTTCATCGATAACCCCCCCGCAAGTCACAACATCGGCGGCAGAAGGCATTTCTGCACTTCCTGCACCAGGCACGCAGGCCGTTCCAAGCGACGATGAGGATGATGATGACGACCAGGACACGACCGTCACGAATCCCCCGAATGGAAAACCAGTCCCTTTGAACTGGATGGAAGTGGGAGACACGACCGTCGGCGAAGTCCGGCAAATCGTCCTTGCGAGCAAGCTCTGGAGCACCGCCGAAGAGGCGGCCCGCGAGATTGAACCACGCGCCGCCGCACTTGTTCGCGCAGACTTCCAGAGCCGACACCCGTCAGCTTTCTCGACGAGCAGTTCGCTGCTGCTGCCGGATGACGGAATCCTGCAATCCGCTGTGAAGAAACGCTACGTGGAAACGGTCGAACAGAACTTTGGTACGTTTTCGGCCCCGATGTACCGCTTGTGGCTGCAGGTCGAGATCTCGCCGGTTGTCCGGACCGAGATCTACCCGCTGTGGAAAACAGCCGCTGTCGACAGTCGGATCATCGCACTGGGAACGCTGATCGCCACTCTGACACTGCTGGCGAATAGCGCGGCCGCTTTCTCGCTGCTGTTGAGAAAAACACCACAGCGATGGTTGAGATCAGGGGTGCTTGTCAGCATTTCGTCTACCGCGTGGATCGTGGCAGAACTCTTGTTGATCAACCGACTGCACCATTGAGTTTGTCTGCTTCACGCTGGCTGCGTTCTCCTCGCAAACAAACTCGAGGATCTCGCGTCGCCGATTGCGACAGCGCGAAATACGGAATGCCTCACGCGAAGCGTGCCTCACGGCCTCGCTATGCTGCGTCGTTGTCGACGAGGCCCGGGGGAGCGACACCAGCTCAATAGAAAACGGCCAGCCAGACGGTGGGCTCATCGGGAGTCGTCCAGTCGACCCGATGTCGCCGATGAGCGGGTATCGTCAGAGAATCTCCGGGAACGAGTTCCACAATCTCGTCCTCGAACATGAGGCGGGCGGCCCCCTTCACGAGCATGATCCATTCATTCTCGGACTGGTCGTACCAGAAATCCGCAGGGGAGGCATGCCCGTGTGAGACTATCTGTTCGATACGCAGTCCCGTCGCCCGCACAAGCGTCGTGAAGATCTCCTGTGGCATGCCGAAGGGAAGATTGTCCAGCAGATTCCGTTTCATGCGTGCAGCCTCGAATTCACAAACGTGGCCAGTTCGTGAGGCTGATCGGTCCCCACCCGCAACACTTCGCCGTCCGACTTCCGGAACACGACGCAGTCTCGTCCCCACAGATTCCAGACCCAGCCCCCGCGTGGGCTGAGATGAATGCCCCAGCCGTCCAGGACCAGTGTCCGCCCCACCTCAGCCGATTCAATATCAGCATACTTCAGCCGCGTCTGGAACAAGGGGATCGGTCCGAACCGGATAAGCAATTCATCTCCCTCATCCTCGACACGCAGGTAGTGAAACGACCCCGCCAGCAGCAGCACAAAGGCACCCGTTAGCGGAAAGGTCCAGGAAATCACTGGGTCATGGCGAAGCACGAGCCCCAGGATGAAGAGCAGGCAAGCCGACCCATAGAGCAGGATGCACAGGGGTGCCCGCTGCTGGTGTGAATAACGGCTGTTGTCGTTCATGGAGGGACCCCGTTCCGAGGGAAACTGTTGCGAAGGACCGCCGTTCTGTGCAGACCGTGACGGCATGAAAGTAACGGTGTCCTGAAAAAATCGGATCACGGGATTTCTCTTCGGATCTCCGCCCGTGAGAATTTCGGAAAAAACTCGCCCGCTCAGCACGGTCACCCTCAAAAGCACCCCATGCATCAACGAACAAGTGGATGAAGATCATAAAGTGAACCAAAATGGTGGTGGTCCCCTCTTCAAGCAGATTGACACAATCGTCCGACATGATGGCCTGCTCAATTCAAGGGTCCGGGCAAGTCGGCCGGAAGAGAGCATTTCCGAGCTCCGTTCACCCAATCCAGATCACTCACGAGGGAAGATTTCCAGCATGAATGCAGTGGATGTAATCAAGCGGCTTCATCAACATCGGGCCTGGTCAAACGCCAACCTCCTGAGCACCGCCCGGGAATTGACGGATGAGCAACTCCATTCCATCTATCCCATTGGTCAGGGATCGATCTGGAAGTCGTTGACTCATTTGTTCGGTGCCGAACACGTCTGGCTGGGTGCTCTTTCAGGGGATGATGCGGCGGTCGCACCCGGTGACGTGGCTGGACAACTCCCCGGAAATCAGCTGGGTGAAGGACGCATGACACGGCTCGATGATCTGGTTGCCCGCTGGCAGGACCTGGATCGGCGCTGGGACAGTTATCTCGCGACACTGACTCCCGAATCGCTGGACGAAACTGTCTATCGCAAGGTTTCGACGACGGGGGTTCGCTTTGGAACGCGTTGCAGCGACATTCTGTTGCACGTCTGCACGCACGCTCATTACACGACCGCTCAGATCGTGAATATGCTGCGGCAGACAGGCCTGGAAAAGCTGCCGGAAACCATGTTGATCAGTCTGGCTCGACTTGAATCAAAATGCTGACATTCGATTTTTGCGGGAATGATTGAAGAATTGGGTTGAATTGCTCGATTCGGGCTCGCACGCTTACAATATCGCCCCTCAACCGTCCAGAAAATCTTTCCAGTGTGCATGGATCGGACGAGTTGTTTCATCCCGTGGATTGGAATTATCGCAGCATGTCTCAGCATGATATCGGTCTGATCGGCCTGGCCGTGATGGGTCAGAATCTCGTTCTCAATATGGCCAATAACGGTTTCTCCGTCGGGGTTTACAACCGAACGACCACGACCACGGATGAATTTGTCGGGGGTCTGAAAGACGAGCCCGCCGACAAGGTACATGCCGGGACCGCCGATCGTATTAAGGGCTACCACACGCTCGAATCATTCGTGAGCAGCCTCAAGGCCCCCCGCCGGATCATGATCATGGTCAAGGCGGGTGCTCCCGTCGACGGCGTCATTGAACAGCTCAAACCCCTGCTCTCTCCCGGCGATATCATCATCGACGGCGGAAACTCGGACTTCGTCGACACCAACCGCCGCGACAAGGAACTGCGCGAAGCCGGCTTGCGGTTTATCGGAACCGGTGTTTCCGGCGGAGAAGAAGGAGCCCTCAAGGGCCCCAGCATCATGCCGGGGGGACACCACGACGCCTGGCCGTTCGTCAAGGAAATCTTCCAGAAGATCTCGGCCAAGGTCGGCCCCAACAACGACATTCCCTGCTGCGACTGGGTCGGCGACGCCGGTGCCGGCCATTACGTCAAGATGGTTCACAACGGGATCGAATACGGCGACATGCAGTTGATCTGCGAAGCCTATCAGATTCTCAAGAACGGCCTGGGGCTCACCAACGAAGAACTCTACCAGGTCTTCAAGACGTGGAATGAAGGGGAACTCGAAAGCTACCTGATCGAAATCACGCGTGACATCTTCACCGTGAAAGACAAAGAAACGGGTGAGTTCCTGGTCGACAAGATCCTCGACACGGCTCAGCAGAAGGGGACGGGCAAGTGGATGAGCCAGCACGCGCTGGATCTGGGTGTCCCCACCACTCTCATCACCGAAGCAGTCTACGCGCGTTGCCTGTCGGCTCAAAAGGACGCTCGCGTCCGTGCCAGCGCAATTCTCAAGGGTCCCGAAGACGCCAAGTTCACGGGTGACAAGGCGCAGTTCATCGAAGATGTCCGCCAGGCCCTTTATGCCTCTAAGCTTTGCAGCTACGCCCAAGGCTATGTCCAGCTTGACGCTGCCGCGAAAGAGTTCGGCTGGAAGCTGAACAACGGCAACATCGCTCTCTTGTGGCGCGGCGGCTGCATCATCCGTTCTCGCTTCCTGGGCGATATCAAAGCCGCCTTCGACAAGAACCCCAATCTGGAAAACCTGCTGCTGGATGACTTCTTCCGCAACGCCGTCCAGAAGGCTCAGCCAAGCTGGCGTCGCGTCCTCTCGACCGCCGTCCAACTCGGTCTGCCGGTCCCCGTCTTCAGCGCCGCTTTGAACTACTTCGACGGCTACCGACAGGCCCGGCTTCCCGCCAACCTGCTGCAGGCCCAGCGTGACTACTTCGGGGCTCACACCTACGAGCGAACCGACAAACCACGCGGCCAAATGTTCCACTCGGAATGGATCCAGGAACGCGAGCTCAGCTAGTCCGGTCTGCGATCCAGTGAGAACAACACAGCATGACCAGGGACGGTCATGCTGTCCGTTTTCCAGTACCAGACTTCGACAAGAACACGGCTTCTACGAAGACTTCGAAGCAGTAGCAGTCTGACGGATAGGTTCATCGTCCAGCCCCCTCAGTCGGAGTCGCGGAACAAGCGAAGATGCCACTGTATGACCGTCCCCGGGCATGCAGTGCGCTTTCCGGCACCAGACATCGACAAGAACACGGCTTCTACGAAGACTTCGAAGCAGTGGCAGTCTGACGGATAGGTTCATCGTCCAGCCCCCCTCAGTCGGAGTCGCGGATCAAGCGAAGATGCCACTGTATGACCGTCCCCGGGCATGCAGTGCGCTTTCCGGCACCAAAACTACGATAAGACACTGCTTCTGCGAAGACTTCGAAGCAGTGGCATTCTGACCGTTCGTTTTGTCGGGACGATCAAGACAATCGCGCTGGGACTGGTTTTGCACACGCGAACGCGACAGGTGTGAATCCCTCATTGGAAAAAGTCTCCACTTCGTCCGTCCAGCTTGAGCCCCTGCTCTCAAGTGCTTACGCCACCGATCCCCGGCGCGAGGCCTTTTTGCAAACCGTTACGGGTTCCTGACCTCAACCCTTTCGACCACGCCGAAAGCCACAGGTTTCTCTTGATTTCAGGTTTGAATTCGCCTCTCGTATGGACGATTTGCCAATCGAATCGGTTAGCCCTCGCTACTCACATTTGACCACTAGGCTTCGCGCAGACGCCCGCATCCGCTACACCCCCTGAATTCATCGTCATGTGTCGAGTGGTTCGGGAGCTCGTTTGGATGCGTTGCGACTTTATTGGGCCTGATTCAAGTTTGTGGGGTCGGTTTCTTGCCGACAGCACACACGACTTCTATCACCTCCCCCAATACGTCGCATTAAGTGCCCAGGACCGGATGTGTGCCCCCAATGGTGACGGTACTCCGCTGGCCTTTCATGCTGAAGACGACGACGGCCGTCGTTGTCTCATGACGTTCATCGTTCGCCCCGTCCCCGCATCGTACTCCGCCAACGAGCCACTCTTCGACGCCATCACTCCCTACGGCTATGCCTGTCCCCTGGTCATCAGTCCCGACAAGGGACCCATCGAGCCCTTCCTGCAGCAGGCTATCAGCCGCCTGAAAGAGGGACTCACCGAGCGACGGATTATTGCGGCTTTCTCGAGGTCACACCCGAATATTCCCCTGCCACTGGAACCGCTTCGCCAGATGGGGACGCTGGTCGAGCATGGTCAGACAGTCTCCATCGACCTGACGCTGCCGCAGGAAGAACTCTGGCATCAGACGCGAGCCGGTCACCGCAGCGAGATCAATCGTGCGCGAAAAAAGGGATTCACCGTCGAGATTCAGTCGGACTGGCGAGACTT is from Schlesneria sp. DSM 10557 and encodes:
- a CDS encoding DinB family protein; translated protein: MNAVDVIKRLHQHRAWSNANLLSTARELTDEQLHSIYPIGQGSIWKSLTHLFGAEHVWLGALSGDDAAVAPGDVAGQLPGNQLGEGRMTRLDDLVARWQDLDRRWDSYLATLTPESLDETVYRKVSTTGVRFGTRCSDILLHVCTHAHYTTAQIVNMLRQTGLEKLPETMLISLARLESKC
- a CDS encoding GNAT family N-acetyltransferase, with protein sequence MRCDFIGPDSSLWGRFLADSTHDFYHLPQYVALSAQDRMCAPNGDGTPLAFHAEDDDGRRCLMTFIVRPVPASYSANEPLFDAITPYGYACPLVISPDKGPIEPFLQQAISRLKEGLTERRIIAAFSRSHPNIPLPLEPLRQMGTLVEHGQTVSIDLTLPQEELWHQTRAGHRSEINRARKKGFTVEIQSDWRDFDEFFRAYTETMQRVNANEHYFFSREYFAQLRASIGDVLHLAICHKEGAVTCGALFSEVCGIVQYHLSGTTEEFHSQYPTKVMLDSVRTWAKERGNHTMHLGGGYGGSEDSLFQFKAGFSHLRSPFYTWRLIADPVTYQDLCRQWEARTGKTASPPDAFFPAYRAP
- a CDS encoding serine/threonine-protein kinase, which produces MRFTYQSGAQPLAGFTIQRGIHRGGFGEVYYARSDGGKDVALKLLHQQDQDIEIRGVTQCLNLKHSNLITLFDVKTDEHGDYWVVMEYVAGSSLEDVLASFPDGLPLAEVAAWLDGLVAGVAHLHDRGIVHRDLKPGNVYRENGVVKVGDVGLSKRLGSDHRRQHTQSVGTVYYMAPEVARGQYGPEVDVYSLGVMLYEMITGRLPFTGETTAEILMKHLTAQPDLTPVPRELRPTIARALEKDPTRRTATVRELGQDFLRATQQHRLPMASGAEVSSAAPLSGEQFPQPTADVASSEPTTIPANSFLPPLPRGSQSASSPAGASSEAPWRRQHADLERKRQPGGGATSNSRSTRSEPWLQPEQWLQLCIVLGMVSLLTGSLRGGFPLGGARITPVLGFVIIALLVVPTAGIAALHSLKLLLYRIADVDPRQQHSPRPGTAPYSPPAPSYPEVRAEFVSSAPARRAAAAVAAEPRFPFDDRPWRERLPELANSLGYAGLVASLLSAGVYAALSVPLRQDQPIPFMPRPESAILFLATAIVGSWLILIGHTLSSGSHWTNRQRWLLRLATGAVIGSIAYALDEFLLVNYSPSGYSARSLFRSLGGHPLIEGGSNPTWLAYGWFFAGWLGLRRWSQEMDLHRKAPFRMGTVMTAILAAFLMSWVFRFPQVYAMLWAGTISMTVQLASRWSPLRSVKTGATR
- a CDS encoding redoxin domain-containing protein — its product is MRDLDCYARQSSQASPQVTGTVGPLASHCETGATRSSHRLVNAGLVCLVMLVLSRNLPLAAAEDGPFLLGKSVAPFSLIDYRGKAHSLDDYQSSPVLVLAVLGTECPLAKQYSLKLQKLAESYAGQGVTFLGIDANRQDSLTEIAAFARTNGLTYPILKDLNQEVVDDLQATRTPEVFVLDAKRVVRYRGRVDDQYSVGGKSRPAPTREDLKLAIDEVLAETPVSVTETAAVGCLIGRSRPVKTGTSNSTVTYSNQISRILQKHCVECHRPGEIAPFSLTDYHEVAGWADMIVEVTQTGQMPPWHASPEHGHFANERRLTPEELSLLQHWVAAGTPEGDPAELPPPPTYTEGWQLPRQPDHVVWMSETPFTVPAEGTVDYQYFSVDPGLTEDKWITGAEIIPGSRAVVHHVIVFISTDGEVRDGDRQMLTAFVPGLRVGEYPQGMAKRIPAGAKFIFQMHYTPNGVAREDRTQIGLLFADPAEVTHEIRTVSTVNTKFKIQPELDNQSFSSSVVTAPQDLQLLSLSPHMHLRGKSFRYELTHNDGTKEVLLDVPHYDFNWQTAYKLIEPRLIPRGSKIQSFAAFDNSARNLANPDPSKTVKWGEQSWDEMLLGYFDVAVPRESELLKESSSEKN
- the gnd gene encoding decarboxylating NADP(+)-dependent phosphogluconate dehydrogenase; translation: MSQHDIGLIGLAVMGQNLVLNMANNGFSVGVYNRTTTTTDEFVGGLKDEPADKVHAGTADRIKGYHTLESFVSSLKAPRRIMIMVKAGAPVDGVIEQLKPLLSPGDIIIDGGNSDFVDTNRRDKELREAGLRFIGTGVSGGEEGALKGPSIMPGGHHDAWPFVKEIFQKISAKVGPNNDIPCCDWVGDAGAGHYVKMVHNGIEYGDMQLICEAYQILKNGLGLTNEELYQVFKTWNEGELESYLIEITRDIFTVKDKETGEFLVDKILDTAQQKGTGKWMSQHALDLGVPTTLITEAVYARCLSAQKDARVRASAILKGPEDAKFTGDKAQFIEDVRQALYASKLCSYAQGYVQLDAAAKEFGWKLNNGNIALLWRGGCIIRSRFLGDIKAAFDKNPNLENLLLDDFFRNAVQKAQPSWRRVLSTAVQLGLPVPVFSAALNYFDGYRQARLPANLLQAQRDYFGAHTYERTDKPRGQMFHSEWIQERELS
- a CDS encoding cupin domain-containing protein, whose translation is MKRNLLDNLPFGMPQEIFTTLVRATGLRIEQIVSHGHASPADFWYDQSENEWIMLVKGAARLMFEDEIVELVPGDSLTIPAHRRHRVDWTTPDEPTVWLAVFY